A genomic segment from Verrucomicrobiota bacterium encodes:
- a CDS encoding glycosyltransferase family 4 protein has protein sequence MRVTHVITRLIVGGAQENTIASVLGLQQKPGLEVNLISGASPGSEGSLESAFVNSPGSLRVLPELVRPVHPLKDCRAMRHLTALFRTERPHLVHTHSGKAGVLGRLAAARAGVPIIVHTIHGPSFGPFQGVLSNWIFLSAERLAGRVTTHFVSVADAMTEQYLNAGIGRRDQFTTILSGFDLAPYLSTTNDPALRASLGIAPTDFVVGQIARLFKLKGHEDLFRVASALVQECPQIKFLLVGDGPWRRRFENQARAMGLERQFIFTGLVPPAQVPSLVGIMDAVVHLSLREGLPRALPQALAAARPVVAYDCGGAKEICITDETGFLLSPGNTSELTARLLQLARDSSLRERLGRRGQQMVKERFDVNRMVADLYALYLKLAAEKHLTHT, from the coding sequence ATGCGCGTCACCCACGTCATCACCCGACTCATTGTTGGCGGCGCCCAGGAAAACACCATTGCGTCAGTCTTGGGCTTGCAACAGAAACCCGGTCTGGAAGTAAACCTGATCTCCGGAGCGTCCCCTGGCAGTGAAGGCTCGCTTGAATCAGCATTCGTAAACTCACCTGGCTCGTTGAGGGTCCTGCCCGAACTGGTGCGGCCGGTGCATCCGTTGAAGGACTGTCGGGCCATGCGACATTTGACCGCGTTGTTCCGCACCGAACGGCCGCACCTCGTGCACACGCACAGCGGCAAGGCCGGTGTGTTGGGGCGGCTGGCGGCGGCGCGCGCGGGAGTGCCCATCATCGTCCACACCATTCACGGCCCGTCGTTCGGCCCGTTTCAAGGAGTGCTTTCCAACTGGATATTCTTGTCGGCGGAACGGTTGGCCGGAAGGGTCACAACGCATTTTGTGAGCGTCGCCGACGCCATGACTGAGCAATATCTCAACGCGGGTATCGGCAGGCGCGATCAGTTCACAACCATCCTCAGCGGATTCGACCTGGCTCCGTATTTGTCAACCACCAACGACCCGGCATTGCGCGCCAGCCTCGGAATTGCGCCCACCGACTTCGTCGTCGGCCAAATCGCCCGGCTGTTCAAATTAAAAGGGCACGAGGATTTGTTTCGCGTCGCTTCGGCACTGGTGCAGGAGTGTCCGCAGATCAAGTTCTTGCTCGTTGGCGATGGTCCCTGGCGGCGGCGTTTCGAAAATCAGGCCCGCGCCATGGGACTGGAAAGACAATTCATTTTCACCGGACTTGTTCCCCCGGCACAAGTTCCGTCACTGGTTGGTATCATGGATGCAGTTGTGCATCTGTCCTTGCGAGAGGGTCTGCCCCGCGCGTTGCCGCAGGCGTTGGCGGCGGCCAGACCTGTGGTTGCTTACGACTGCGGCGGCGCCAAAGAAATCTGCATCACTGATGAAACAGGATTTCTTTTGTCTCCCGGCAACACCTCGGAATTAACCGCGCGGCTATTGCAACTGGCGCGTGATTCCAGCTTGCGCGAGCGTCTGGGACGCCGCGGCCAACAAATGGTCAAGGAACGCTTCGACGTCAATCGCATGG
- a CDS encoding tetratricopeptide repeat protein — MTNKHESNTRNPPSTILPWLVAAGVLVLYLVTLNRWVTLGNLGQIIQLGRWDGQLPFYWPLYFVVTYPLSWLPMSWQPQALNLLAAICAVLTLALLARSVMLLPHDRTREQRLREHSPSARLSIPGAWLPPVLAVLVCGLQLSFWDNATAGTSEMFDLLLFAYVIRCLLEYRVTQQESWLTKFALVYGLAIPNNWAMIGFAPAFLVALIWIKGTGFFKWRFIGRLAACGAVGLLLYLLLPLLHSASSLSDATFWQALKANLVGQKSMVRNALALPKYVALLLALTSLLPVVVMGIRWKSSLGDTNAISIKLTTWMFHLVHGLFLVACVVAAFDSVFSPRKLSMEIGLRTSFLTLYYLGALSIGYFSGYFLLVFGTEPSGPRSRAGFLRRATNGVITVILWLALVGGPAALIYQNLPRIRANSAVPLRQYAELQAKSLPKNAVVLSDDPTELYLLTATLHRNKTVDDYLLLDTRLLKLAKYHEFLSKRYAQRWPYRTSTNNPTGLIDDVSLMKMMFDLSRSNEVYYLHPSFGYYFEEFYMRPHGLVYQLKTYTTNSINAPSSTPDEISENENFWKQIGTDVLSPLPGLVKQRGFAATLVSTYYSRALNYWGVELQKSGQFDDAAAHFQRAVELNPDNVVAQINLDYNRDRRAGKKSTVDVAKTIEDRFSKYSNWEQIMRANGPFDEPNFCFEQGRIFTKGRNYRQAVQQFDRVAALAPDHLAARLWLGQLMIMGRMPGKVLDLVAEIRAHPETFPLDQTNQIELIRLEASAQFASTNSQAADDILQAALTKYPQDKNLLAAVAQVQMAFGHHAEAMTTVEKLLSLAPDDPQALLSKGALCIQLKTFKEAVAPLTRLLELQPDNNAALLNRAIANLQIDELDAAQSDYEKLRTAFPSAFQVYYGLGEIAFRKKDWQNAIKNYELYLKHAPPNTEERRSISARLKELKDGSP; from the coding sequence ATGACAAACAAACATGAGTCGAACACGAGGAATCCTCCTTCCACAATTCTCCCGTGGCTGGTCGCTGCCGGAGTGTTGGTGTTGTATCTGGTGACGCTGAATCGCTGGGTGACGCTTGGCAACCTCGGTCAGATCATTCAATTGGGACGGTGGGACGGACAACTTCCCTTTTACTGGCCGCTGTATTTTGTTGTCACTTATCCCCTGAGCTGGCTGCCGATGAGCTGGCAACCGCAAGCCTTGAATCTTCTGGCGGCGATTTGCGCGGTGCTGACGCTGGCGTTGCTGGCGCGGTCGGTGATGTTGCTGCCTCATGATCGGACCCGCGAACAGCGTTTGCGCGAGCACAGTCCGTCTGCGCGGCTGTCGATTCCCGGCGCCTGGCTGCCGCCCGTGCTGGCGGTGCTGGTTTGCGGTCTGCAGTTGTCATTCTGGGACAATGCGACGGCGGGCACCTCGGAGATGTTTGACCTGCTGCTCTTCGCGTACGTCATCCGGTGTCTGCTGGAATACCGCGTCACGCAACAGGAGTCGTGGCTGACGAAGTTCGCGTTGGTATATGGACTGGCGATTCCAAACAACTGGGCAATGATCGGTTTTGCGCCGGCGTTTCTCGTCGCGTTAATTTGGATCAAAGGAACGGGTTTTTTCAAATGGCGCTTCATTGGCCGCCTGGCCGCTTGCGGTGCGGTGGGACTGCTGTTGTATCTCCTGCTGCCGCTGCTGCACAGCGCGTCGAGCCTGTCGGATGCAACGTTTTGGCAGGCCTTGAAGGCCAACCTGGTCGGTCAAAAGAGCATGGTGCGCAACGCGCTTGCCCTGCCGAAATACGTGGCGTTATTGCTCGCCTTGACTTCATTACTGCCGGTGGTGGTCATGGGCATCCGTTGGAAGTCGTCCCTTGGGGATACCAACGCCATCAGCATCAAGCTGACGACATGGATGTTTCATCTCGTTCATGGTTTGTTTCTGGTTGCTTGTGTGGTGGCCGCGTTTGATTCGGTTTTCAGTCCGCGCAAATTATCCATGGAGATAGGGCTGCGCACATCCTTTCTGACGCTGTATTATCTGGGTGCGCTGAGCATCGGTTATTTTAGCGGGTATTTTCTACTCGTCTTCGGCACGGAACCTTCCGGGCCGCGTTCACGCGCGGGTTTTTTACGGCGAGCCACGAATGGAGTCATCACCGTGATCCTTTGGCTCGCGCTGGTGGGCGGGCCGGCCGCGTTGATCTACCAGAACCTGCCCAGAATCCGGGCGAACAGCGCGGTGCCGTTGCGTCAGTATGCCGAACTGCAGGCAAAATCCCTCCCCAAAAACGCTGTGGTGCTCAGCGACGATCCGACCGAATTGTATCTGCTCACGGCCACGCTGCATCGAAACAAAACGGTGGATGACTACCTCCTGCTGGACACGCGTTTGCTGAAGCTGGCGAAGTACCATGAGTTTTTGAGCAAACGATATGCGCAACGCTGGCCGTATCGCACCTCCACCAACAACCCCACCGGGTTGATTGATGATGTCAGTTTGATGAAAATGATGTTTGACCTCAGCCGCAGCAACGAGGTGTACTATTTGCATCCCAGCTTCGGTTACTACTTCGAGGAATTCTACATGCGGCCGCACGGGCTCGTGTATCAGCTCAAAACCTATACCACCAACTCGATCAACGCGCCGTCGTCGACTCCGGATGAAATCTCCGAGAACGAAAACTTCTGGAAGCAGATTGGAACTGATGTCCTGTCGCCGTTGCCCGGACTGGTGAAACAGCGCGGTTTTGCGGCGACGCTGGTCAGCACGTACTATTCACGCGCCCTTAACTATTGGGGTGTCGAGTTGCAAAAGAGCGGTCAATTTGACGATGCCGCAGCCCACTTCCAGCGCGCGGTGGAACTGAACCCGGACAATGTGGTGGCGCAAATCAATCTCGACTACAATCGCGACCGGCGCGCCGGCAAGAAATCAACCGTGGATGTTGCCAAGACCATCGAAGACAGGTTTTCCAAGTACAGCAACTGGGAACAAATCATGCGCGCCAACGGCCCGTTTGATGAACCGAATTTTTGTTTCGAGCAAGGCCGCATCTTTACCAAAGGCAGAAACTATCGCCAGGCGGTCCAGCAATTTGATCGCGTGGCGGCGCTCGCGCCGGACCATCTGGCGGCGCGGTTATGGCTTGGTCAGTTGATGATCATGGGGCGGATGCCCGGCAAGGTGCTGGATTTGGTGGCGGAGATTCGCGCGCATCCCGAAACTTTTCCGCTGGATCAAACCAACCAGATCGAGTTGATCCGGCTCGAAGCCAGCGCGCAATTTGCCAGCACCAATTCGCAAGCGGCGGACGATATCCTGCAGGCAGCTCTCACCAAATATCCTCAGGACAAGAATTTGCTGGCGGCGGTCGCGCAGGTCCAGATGGCCTTCGGCCACCATGCCGAAGCCATGACCACGGTGGAGAAACTGTTGAGCCTCGCGCCGGACGATCCGCAGGCGCTGCTGAGCAAGGGCGCCCTGTGCATTCAACTCAAGACCTTCAAGGAAGCGGTTGCGCCCCTCACCCGCCTCTTGGAATTGCAGCCGGACAACAACGCCGCGCTGCTGAACCGCGCCATTGCCAATCTGCAAATCGACGAACTGGACGCCGCGCAAAGCGATTACGAGAAATTGAGAACCGCCTTCCCGTCGGCGTTCCAGGTCTATTACGGTCTGGGTGAAATTGCCTTCCGTAAAAAGGACTGGCAAAACGCCATTAAAAACTACGAGCTGTATTTGAAGCACGCGCCGCCCAACACCGAAGAACGAAGATCCATCAGCGCCCGACTCAAGGAACTCAAAGACGGCTCGCCCTGA
- a CDS encoding class I SAM-dependent RNA methyltransferase translates to MNLSPGTIVSLSITDIAFGGEGVARRNDFVVFVPFVLLGEFVEAEITEIKKKFARARLLRVVQPSPERVTPPCRYFGDCCGCQYQHIAYEAQLRIKHKQIADLFERVGKFAPDLVAPVIPCPQPYGYRNRIMIRSQWNKPQQKLNIGFIRADNRLVVDIEECKIAEPALNQEIQRVRAHPPPKGGIKVVLRVAPEGWEVPRDSFFQNNFFLLPKLVEVVRERLRSVGVQASACQEMSPRREQAEAWTPTGRFLVDVYCGVGFFSVELADLVESFVGVELDNLAITAARQNATAHSRTNGEFIAGRAEDLLPSLLTRFPPASTTVLLDPPRKGCSPESLQVLRQTRPSQIIYVSCHPATLARDLNVLCADGVFELARVIPLDMFPQTQHVECVADLRRKDSPSGE, encoded by the coding sequence GTGAATTTGTCTCCGGGCACAATTGTTTCATTGAGCATTACGGACATCGCGTTCGGCGGCGAGGGCGTCGCACGACGGAACGACTTCGTTGTGTTCGTCCCGTTCGTGCTCCTCGGCGAATTCGTCGAGGCCGAGATTACCGAGATCAAAAAGAAGTTTGCCCGCGCTCGTTTGCTCCGAGTAGTTCAGCCGTCGCCGGAGCGCGTGACGCCGCCGTGCCGTTACTTCGGTGATTGCTGTGGTTGCCAGTATCAGCACATCGCCTACGAAGCGCAGTTGCGCATCAAGCACAAGCAGATCGCGGATTTGTTCGAGCGGGTTGGGAAATTCGCCCCCGACCTTGTCGCGCCAGTGATTCCCTGTCCGCAACCTTACGGCTACCGCAATCGCATCATGATCCGCAGCCAGTGGAACAAGCCGCAGCAAAAGCTGAACATCGGCTTCATTCGCGCGGACAACCGGCTAGTGGTGGACATCGAAGAATGCAAGATCGCCGAGCCGGCGTTGAATCAAGAGATTCAACGAGTGCGCGCGCATCCGCCACCCAAAGGCGGCATCAAGGTTGTTCTGCGAGTCGCGCCGGAAGGCTGGGAGGTGCCGCGCGATTCGTTTTTCCAGAATAATTTTTTCCTGCTACCCAAGCTGGTCGAGGTGGTGCGGGAGCGTTTGCGAAGCGTTGGAGTTCAAGCTTCAGCTTGCCAGGAAATGTCGCCCCGCCGGGAACAAGCTGAAGCTTGGACTCCAACAGGGCGATTTCTCGTGGACGTTTATTGCGGCGTCGGTTTTTTCAGCGTGGAACTGGCCGACCTGGTGGAGTCGTTTGTGGGAGTGGAGTTGGACAACCTGGCCATCACCGCCGCGCGACAAAATGCGACGGCGCACAGCCGCACGAATGGCGAGTTCATCGCGGGCCGGGCGGAGGATTTGTTGCCGTCGCTCTTGACGCGCTTCCCACCAGCGAGCACGACGGTATTGCTCGACCCGCCACGCAAAGGATGTTCACCGGAAAGCTTGCAAGTGTTGCGTCAAACGCGACCCAGCCAGATCATTTATGTCTCCTGTCACCCGGCAACCCTGGCGCGGGACTTGAACGTTTTGTGCGCCGACGGTGTCTTTGAATTGGCGCGCGTCATTCCGCTGGACATGTTTCCACAAACCCAACATGTGGAATGTGTGGCGGATTTGCGTCGCAAGGACAGCCCGTCCGGAGAATAG
- a CDS encoding DUF3500 domain-containing protein, giving the protein MKNSRLVCVVVSLFLAIVFRASAHSPAEEMSDAANNFLASLTSEQQAKARFELRDEERKNWHFIPKERKGLPIKEMTPAQRNLAHALLASGLSQRGYAKAVTIMSLEDILRELEQGKGPARDPERYFVSIFGKPGDKETWAWRVEGHHLSINFTIANGNDIAATPSFMGTNPAEVRQGPRKGLRVLAVEEDLARQLVKSFNDEQKKTAIYTNTAPADIITGAERKARILATTGLPASRMNKDQSKLLLELIREYVYRHRAEVADRDLEKIRKAGFSKVYFAWAGGLERGEKHYYRIQGPTFLMEYDNTQNDANHIHAVWRDFENDFGDDLLRRHYEQTPHPK; this is encoded by the coding sequence ATGAAGAATTCCCGATTGGTCTGTGTCGTCGTCTCGTTGTTCCTTGCGATTGTCTTCCGGGCTTCGGCGCATTCACCGGCCGAAGAAATGAGCGACGCGGCAAATAATTTTCTCGCGTCGCTGACCTCGGAACAGCAGGCCAAGGCGCGGTTTGAATTGAGGGATGAGGAACGCAAAAACTGGCATTTCATTCCCAAAGAACGCAAGGGACTTCCCATCAAAGAAATGACGCCGGCGCAGCGAAATCTGGCGCACGCGCTCCTCGCTTCCGGTCTTAGCCAGCGCGGCTATGCGAAGGCGGTCACGATCATGAGCCTCGAAGATATTCTGCGCGAACTGGAGCAAGGCAAAGGTCCGGCGCGCGATCCCGAGCGATACTTCGTGTCGATTTTCGGCAAGCCCGGCGACAAGGAAACTTGGGCCTGGCGCGTCGAAGGACATCATCTCTCGATCAACTTCACCATCGCGAATGGAAATGACATTGCGGCCACGCCGTCTTTCATGGGCACGAACCCAGCCGAAGTCCGCCAAGGGCCGCGAAAGGGATTGCGAGTTTTGGCCGTGGAGGAAGACCTCGCCCGGCAATTGGTGAAATCATTCAACGATGAGCAAAAGAAAACCGCGATTTACACCAACACCGCACCGGCGGACATCATCACTGGCGCGGAGCGCAAGGCAAGAATTCTGGCGACGACCGGCCTGCCCGCTTCCCGGATGAACAAGGACCAAAGCAAACTGTTGCTGGAGTTGATTCGGGAATATGTCTATCGCCATCGCGCGGAAGTGGCCGACCGTGATCTCGAAAAAATCCGAAAGGCGGGCTTCAGCAAAGTCTATTTTGCTTGGGCGGGTGGACTGGAACGAGGCGAGAAGCATTATTATCGCATTCAAGGCCCGACGTTTCTGATGGAATACGACAACACGCAGAACGACGCGAACCACATCCACGCCGTCTGGCGCGATTTCGAAAATGATTTCGGCGATGACTTGTTGAGGAGACATTACGAGCAGACACCGCATCCGAAATGA
- a CDS encoding TIGR00282 family metallophosphoesterase: protein MKILFIGDIVGQPGRRAVKELVPKLREQHGIDLVIANGENSAGGSGITPDMAKEIFSAGVDVITSGDHLWDQREVIELLENERRFLRPLNYPPGTPGQGSAVFESRKQKAEIGNSISVAVLNLQGRTFMPNLENPFHAARAEVERLRQQTKIIFVDFHAEATSEKIALARMLAGQVSAVIGTHTHVQTADEQIFPGGTAYLTDAGFTGPHDSVIGREIEPIIKRFLTNQPQKFEVAKNRVLLQGVVVEIEAATGKAVKIQRLSEAI from the coding sequence GTGAAGATTCTTTTTATCGGCGACATCGTGGGACAGCCGGGCCGGCGCGCGGTCAAAGAACTCGTTCCGAAATTGCGGGAACAGCACGGCATCGACCTCGTGATTGCCAACGGGGAAAATTCCGCCGGTGGTTCGGGCATCACGCCGGACATGGCGAAGGAAATCTTCTCCGCCGGCGTGGATGTCATTACCAGCGGCGACCATCTTTGGGATCAAAGGGAAGTCATCGAACTCCTGGAGAACGAGCGCCGCTTTCTGCGTCCGCTCAATTACCCGCCGGGAACGCCGGGGCAGGGGAGTGCGGTTTTTGAAAGCAGAAAGCAGAAAGCAGAAATCGGAAATTCGATTTCAGTCGCCGTTTTGAATTTGCAAGGCCGCACGTTCATGCCCAATCTCGAAAACCCTTTTCACGCAGCCCGAGCCGAGGTTGAACGTCTGCGCCAACAGACGAAAATCATCTTCGTGGATTTTCACGCCGAGGCGACGTCGGAAAAAATCGCGCTGGCGCGGATGCTCGCTGGCCAAGTGAGCGCGGTCATCGGGACGCACACCCACGTGCAAACCGCCGACGAGCAAATCTTCCCCGGCGGCACGGCGTATCTGACCGACGCCGGTTTCACCGGCCCGCACGACAGCGTGATTGGCCGCGAGATCGAGCCAATCATCAAGCGATTTCTGACCAACCAGCCGCAGAAGTTTGAAGTGGCAAAGAACCGTGTGCTGCTCCAAGGTGTCGTCGTGGAAATCGAAGCAGCGACCGGTAAAGCTGTGAAGATTCAGCGCCTCTCCGAAGCGATTTAA
- a CDS encoding response regulator, whose amino-acid sequence MPSASKPRPGRPLRILVVDDERLLRESVNMLLSYDGHQVELANDGDEALVTLAAKPFDVVLTDFEMPKMRGDHLAVAIKERWPELPVIMLSAYGEIFKAEGKQFPGVDLILSKPFLLATLRQALVTVLGTEQGEAGPLTPPSKDAPVHRKRPGK is encoded by the coding sequence ATGCCCTCCGCCAGCAAGCCCAGGCCGGGACGACCGCTTCGGATATTGGTCGTCGATGATGAGCGTTTGTTGCGCGAATCCGTCAACATGTTGCTCTCCTACGATGGCCATCAAGTGGAACTGGCAAACGACGGCGACGAGGCGCTCGTAACACTTGCGGCCAAACCATTCGACGTGGTGCTGACCGACTTTGAAATGCCGAAGATGCGAGGGGATCACCTGGCGGTTGCCATCAAGGAGCGGTGGCCGGAATTGCCGGTCATTATGCTCTCGGCTTACGGAGAAATCTTCAAAGCTGAGGGCAAACAGTTTCCAGGCGTTGACCTCATCCTCAGCAAACCATTCCTGCTGGCAACGTTGCGGCAGGCGCTGGTCACCGTGCTCGGGACAGAGCAGGGCGAGGCGGGTCCGCTCACCCCGCCCTCGAAGGATGCTCCCGTCCATCGCAAACGTCCGGGCAAATAA